attgtaaagcttcagcatgggccagtctgacacttggggacactttcactctctttacaaacaggctcgctgacaatataaccagtttatactggtgtgcatcaccgctgatgagacagaaagcgtctttgttacgattgagtttgatcttaagatcgataccgttgactaacagtttgtcttggaagaaaaggtctgaatgtacacgtcccaggaggtcaaaatgcctactgccggcgacgaagctggctctttttttaaatccctcattgtCACCGTCCAAAGCCgcgttctccaaatgcgcttcggtatctcggtagaagagccccgctgaaagatgtgtgtccagcgcatcgcgactataatttagaatactctctatgtatgccctgtaggcatacatgttatcactctgtgtgacaaggcgatcgcctaggttaatgtccacttgattaaacattgttgcgatgggataggctatcggggccactctagcatcatcctcgatgttgtcaccgttcgctttggttattttacagacgaggtgcaggagagtgttgttgagatcaaggtacatatccgtggaccccgacacataaaactctatcggtgcaaggggtgtcagagcggccatcggcgacacttccatgaaaaaactgttttcaatgctagtctgtgtgggtttgagagaaaacagatctaactcagatttggcgcattcacccgatgcacagtgtacgaaggccatgatcgatgttttaaaaaatattcgcactagaacgagttctcttcttcctggtcgatctcttccgtcttacggctcttcttttgtgagtgccttttgaagtagtccggcgcttcttatagggccttggtggaccccgacgcctcgaagccctgcgcttccttttaacaccaccatgcgctttatacagcaaccccgctccttcttggggctgtctattcatgcgttcagctaccgcagacgttacacgacccacgacatcctgggcgatgtttgtagcagccgctttaacatgaggttttgcaatttcgaaccctcttctcaaaaagggcatggctctcctaaacatgctccggaagaaaccacccaatcccgccccatacataaccggagccccttgaaagtagggctgggggcctccataccccacctgaactctataatagtccctgtacatagagggatccccgtaggttttcatgatgaccattgcagctgtctaatagtcaccttcgcgccgtggccttaaatgaagcttgacaataactttcccgtatttaaaggcaaccgtctccgactgatcgttgtacaccatgatggttatagtgtcaaaatggtttttagaaattgcaacatagtcgagtttgtgatgttgtatattaaccattgtgttattttcgccctgcacagggacccacctcaacagaggtgaataactgtccccgaccctctgcggctctacaatatcgctataaacgtagagtgtataaaagccgccgttaatatcgggacatgtagggtctggatccacctgcctctGTTGATGTTGTACTGTCCCTAAAACCcgctgtaatttaccactacatttaaacacagtactgagctcaggggctttaagaaacacttttcttctaacgtaatccaacaccagatatatattcgcatacgtctcgatgctgcctatagttttgttgatggcctcgactaccgccgctacggtggggtaatagccgtgtgggaaagacaggtgataggtcagggtatcctgagggcgctttatatgaaatttaacatcggcctttgtaaaggtattccaagttctagggtactgtatttccgttagtgccacctcccacggacctttcaaatccactggttttgcaagtttcaccgtataactcgaaatctgattgtctgggaacatgtccttcgaagcattggatggcagcgtgatataaaaaggggagttctccatcatggcgcttacagcttgacctcacacaacgtgcaatgagctggccaggacccaactgttaaatttctcgggccacccacgccatttgaccaacgcctgtctccggACACCgatccctttccttttcagaaccttttcaaccctgtacaccctgttcggatcgtagggcaccttttacaactcttcggtgtaaaagacacccgatacctcttccccagcgtagtcttttaacctgtaaatatatatcccttctttaagctgcacactttccactatgaatatctcatcgctgaatgtttgctggtagcctttggtgaagacccccttcaactttgaaaccctgacatgatccccttcttttaaattcggtttcttgaccttcggcgtgagacgcccgccgtacaccgttctccacaccgttaacgaattatcccttgttaccttaacaggggccattttgattgtcctgtggtaggtggcgttataaacatctataaaagcctttagaacatccacgtatctgtaggtgttgttggcggtgaaatatcgccacatcttcgactttaaagtacggttaaaacgctctacaacagcagcctttacctctgtgtgcattacaaaatgttgaacagcgtgcaggtctaataatttttggaaatgtttgtttaaaaattcctttccggcgtctgtttgtagtttctggggcacacgcccgctagcgaagatgtctttaaaagcagctgtaacgctggtaccacttttatcgtttaatgcctctgcataggcgtatttggacaagacatctatgacggttaatatatacatgacgccatcgttatgttttgctagatcttgaagactgattatgtcggcctgccactgataatcgagctgtgcgttaacaacggtggcccgcctcttaaagcgcctcctggcaggtttgtgcagcgaataagcctcttccccagctaaccaagtcttcacactggcacgttttacagattcattttcagctcgagcccttctaaatagagcttcggaacctccgaaacttccaaccccatgtttatcgtaataaagcttccttaaatccgcatccgtcatgttgtctcccaccaacaccacgaaatgaaagacgcttgttttgtgtaaggtcattttattaaacatgaaaaacataaaaaatggtgctgggctacacaaccaacgtgtatttgacattttgtgctacagagtttatagatgtcataacgctggaccgctgtggtctttttacaaacgtatacatagtacaacccccactacacatgttactcagagtatGGCCTTTCACAAACGCTAAGcgtcacaaactttgatatttttatggctatactctcaatagctctagacaggacttcccgctccccacgcctataactctgaacactcaggatactgacaaaattcaacagttcatacagttctaaccAGGACCATTCCGAACCTTTATTTGTgacataatcttcagtcatgttcaccaacgcctcgtgtatccccgtctcaggtgaaagtcttaactctcgaATGTGGTCTTTGTCCGAGGTCCGGCAttcaacagatgcgtttagccgcccattgatacaccacttggcgatacacaaatgactgctacattgcaacaaggctgaaggttccgaaatgttcagataccgcagagtcataggatgtatttcagctattctttctttaaccagcacaaaaatcaatctcccgatacagatgtagcccggttgtaactcataggcatcttgcatctcgatacccggattccccgcctaaaagtgagtaagtatggagcgttaagtaacacattcatggtctactttttttttttttttaattaattaatttattttattttttctaaaacagctttcgtggggctagagacttcattcttctgtttttatgataaatgtcacacattcgtctttttataacccgttctaacatacttatgtcaaagtggggacacataccatgcatgcggtcgagttttgagcagggctcagcagcgtatcggatctcattgacagccgcagccaagaccttaatcatatcactgtggacacctttcttcacagccgacagcccatacacaacccttaacaacctatatacccggtgagggtctatccgactacaaatgtggcgaattattcttggtgtgtatgcatcgtataaacaTTCATGAGCATCCTGTTGAGgcgcattaattttatgcccgtaacaaagatcataataatcccgtttaacacaggcgttcacagcggccgctgcaaaacctttaactggccatatggtggcccagggtacgcccggagcttccttttcaaaatcgcggctagtgtaggtgcagacacatttcttacgaggctctttgttctggcttgtaacacttccagactgtctggaacagcataagcagtaaaaatttacggcgttaacctttggagttgacccttctagaggctcactttcttcagctacgttctagggttcaaacagaaagcacaagacacattattagttaaatgtatgacattagagtatacagacataaaaaaaaaaaataacaaaactgtcattaccaacctccatattcgcatcacactcagaggctcctctgaaatcctgggagtcgcagaggtccattggggcagaaacagtgccggagcttacacctgacggctgtacaataacggcctctgactcggtggcctcctggtcgcccatgtcttcatagatgggcgaattcggtggtgctacacattcttcaacatcttcaatgtctatgaagttagatgcaacacttaattcatctttcgaggcattgctgtcgctgtcgggccccttaataggggatatctgggtcgacacagccttgaggttgagcttttcaagccggtaGCAAAGTTGctcttcaaaaccggtaacatcggtatcttgggtggcagggacatcctgttgtgcattctcatccatcgtaagaggggcgagggtccggtaatatctaccaatagtgttcagggcccctgaggaggctgcttttcttgcgatcggattgtatctcttcatggcaccttgccaaactgtttcaaccctggttcacggtttgacagccggttctaaccagctccttatatgcaacatttcaaaaaaaggggggctaacacgtgacaccatgagggcccCTAAttggcacttgggcatgaatgtctgacatgtccagacctgtccctctcaagctctgaaaccacgtgcacatcactaagtcatactttttacatatctcataggccaaaacccaggggctaggacccagacacagggctaacacgtgacaacATGAGGGCCCAGCCCAATTGACaaccccatgcacacacgtcacttccggggagggctttcagggacaacggaagtcccagccaccggatctgacgtcatatccggggcgggataactgtcacttttaatatggtgattaaaggtatcccttcctactactggccctcataactttttgtccacataagctacccatgacaaatttgtgtccttttttcccaacgtcctagggattctagaggtacccagactttgtgggttcccctgaaggagaccaagaaactagacaaaatacagtgaaaatttcatttaaaaaatgggcaaaaatggctgcagaagaaggcttgttgatttttcccccctgaaaatggcatcaacaaagggtttgcggtgctaaaatcaccagcttcccagctttcaggaacaagcagacttgaatcagagaacccaatttttcaacacaattttggcattttactgggacataccccatttttgccattttttgtgccttcaacctccttccagccagtgacagaaatgggtgtgaaactaatgctggatcctggaaacctaaacatttctgaaaagtggacaaatttctgaattcagcaatgggtaatttgtgtagatcctacaagggtttcctacagcaaataacaataatacgttttactctgtaactttttcctgcaatgtcagattttcgaaagcaatatacctttatgtctgctggactcttctggttacaaggatatatagggcttgtaggttaatcaagaaccctaggtacccagcgccaataaatgagctgcaccttgcagtgggttttcattctttaccgggtatacagcaattcatttgctgaaatataaagagtgaaaaataggtatcaagaaacctttgtatttccaaaatggggacaagataaggtgttgaggagcagtggttatttgcacatctctgaattctggggtgcccatactagcatgtgaattacagggcatttctcaaatagacttcttttttacacactgtcttatatttggaaggaaaaaatgtagagaaagacaagggacaataacacttgttttactagtctatgttcccccaagtctctcaataaaaatggtacctcacttgtgtgggtaggcctagcactcatgacaggaaatgccccaaaactcaatgtggacacatcacattttcccaaagaaaacagaggtgttttttgcaaagtgcctacctgtggttttggcctctaactcagccagcacctagggaaacctaccaaacctgtccattttttaaatcaGAGCCtctgagaatccaagatggggtgacttgtggggcttacaccaggttctgttacccagaatcctttgcaaacctcaaaatgtggccaaaaaatactttttcctcacatttcagtgacagaaagttctggaatctgagggtagccacaaatttccttccacccagcgttcccccaagtctcccgataaaaatggtgcctcacttgtgtgggtaggcctagtgcccgtgacaggaaatgccccaaaacac
The genomic region above belongs to Pleurodeles waltl isolate 20211129_DDA chromosome 1_1, aPleWal1.hap1.20221129, whole genome shotgun sequence and contains:
- the LOC138299777 gene encoding uncharacterized protein produces the protein MDENAQQDVPATQDTDVTGFEEQLCYRLEKLNLKAVSTQISPIKGPDSDSNASKDELSVASNFIDIEDVEECVAPPNSPIYEDMGDQEATESEAVIVQPSGVSSGTVSAPMDLCDSQDFRGASECDANMENVAEESEPLEGSTPKVNAVNFYCLCCSRQSGSVTSQNKEPRKKCVCTYTSRDFEKEAPGVPWATIWPVKGFAAAAVNACVKRDYYDLCYGHKINAPQQDAHECLYDAYTPRIIRHICSRIDPHRVYRLLRVVYGLSAVKKGVHSDMIKVLAAAVNEIRYAAEPCSKLDRMHGMCPHFDISMLERVIKRRMCDIYHKNRRMKSLAPRKLF